A single Triticum dicoccoides isolate Atlit2015 ecotype Zavitan chromosome 2A, WEW_v2.0, whole genome shotgun sequence DNA region contains:
- the LOC119357625 gene encoding F-box protein SKIP19-like: MMPSSSSSRRRRRRRGNRNRPPPPPAPITGAGDVTSDEAELPPSAVAHRLECIPFSRAAPPKPNPPEPQPQPHGATHHSSSTSSSRRRRGRRGRKGTVPAPAPAAEEARDWAGLLLDVLCAILHKLDHVEILTGAGQVCRSWRRAARDVPALWRRIDMRGHADIPELYLCGMSQVAVRRSAGQCEAFWGEYAAHDDLILFLGDQAPSLKSLRLISCHRVLIEELVEAMNKFPLLEELELSLCSNIGGNHMFQVSKACPQLRHFRKSELRFYNLQDDSDGEDADSEFRYNKNDGAKGIATMLQLRSLQLFANNLTNEGLTAILDNCVHLESLDIRHCFNIVMDDALRAKCSRIKTLRLPHDSTDDYDIEALSPIWPGLGIGVGSDSDDDCWYGGPDYILDSDEYDDYCDPERYLDGVYIGRRVTLMDLLDSGY, from the exons ATgatgccttcctcctcctcctcccgccgccgtcgtcgccgccgcggcaACCGCAacaggcctcctcctcctccagcgccgATAACGGGGGCGGGGGACGTCACGAGTGACGAGGCGGAGCTTCCGCCGTCGGCCGTTGCCCACAGGCTGGAATGCATCCCATTCTCACGCGCCGCCCCACCAAAACCTAACCCTCCAGAGCCTCAACCCCAACCCCATGGCGCGACGCAccactcctcctccacctcctcctctcgcCGCCGTCGCGGACGACGCGGACGCAAGGGGACAGTACCAGCGCCAGCGCCTGCGGCGGAGGAGGCGAGGGACTGGGCGGGGCTCCTGCTGGACGTGCTCTGCGccatcctccacaagctcgaccacGTCGAGATCCTGACCGGCGCGGGGCAGGTGTGCCGCTCCTGGCGCCGCGCCGCGCGCGACGTGCCCGCGCTCTGGCGCCGCATCGACATGCGCGGCCACGCGGACATCCCCGAGCTCTACCTCTGCGGGATGTCTCAGGTCGCCGTCCGCCGCAGCGCCGGGCAGTGCGAGGCGTTCTGGGGCGAGTACGCCGCCCATGACGATCTGATCCTCTTCCTCGGCGACCA GGCACCATCTCTGAAGAGTCTTCGCCTCATCTCTTGCCACCGTGTCTTGATTGAAGAATTGGTGGAGGCAATgaacaagttccctctactagaggAGCTCGAGCTCTCACTGTGTTCAAATATAGGTGGGAATCATATGTTTCAGGTCAGCAAAGCATGCCCGCAGCTAAGGCACTTCAGAAAGAGTGAGCTTCGGTTCTACAATCTCCAAGACGACAGTGATGGCGAAGACGCTGATAGCGAGTTCAGGTACAACAAGAACGATGGCGCCAAAGGAATCGCAACCATGCTCCAGCTACGCTCCCTGCAGCTCTTTGCCAACAACCTCACCAACGAAGGGCTGACAGCGATCCTCGACAACTGCGTGCACCTCGAGTCCCTCGACATCCGCCACTGCTTCAACATCGTCATGGACGATGCCCTGCGGGCAAAGTGCTCCAGGATCAAGACGCTGAGGCTTCCCCACGACTCGACAGATGACTACGACATTGAGGCTTTGAGCCCTATCTGGCCAGGTCTTGGTATCGGCGTTGGCTCCGACAGTGATGATGACTGCTGGTATGGTGGGCCTGACTACATTCTGGACTCGGATGAGTACGACGATTACTGCGATCCTGAGCGCTACCTTGATGGTGTCTACATCGGCAGGCGTGTTACTCTAATGGATCTGCTCGATTCGGGGTACTGA